Proteins from one Hypanus sabinus isolate sHypSab1 chromosome X2, sHypSab1.hap1, whole genome shotgun sequence genomic window:
- the LOC132385314 gene encoding general transcription factor II-I repeat domain-containing protein 2-like — translation MVDMTAHLNTLNTALQGKGRTALHMLEDVLAFERKLTVLARDLQKGTLSHFPNLREFKQGHDMIISEYLHSAIIAMQTSFGKRFCEFREEKNTLSFPVTPLSIDPSLLNTTALAGVSQPDLEMELADIADKDIWVSKFRRLTADLEDVARQKAVLAQKHKWSDIENLTDDSLRSCVKMKVTSYSPDVQTLCAEVQEQKSH, via the coding sequence atggtagacatgacagcgcacctgaacacgctgaacacagctcttcaggggaaaggacgtacagccctgcacatgttggaggatgttttggcattcgagcgcaagttgacagtgcttgccagagatttacagaaaggcactttgtctcacttccccaatttgagagagttcaaacaaggtcacgacatgataatttcggagtatttacattctgcaatcatcgcaatgcaaacatcgtttgggaaacgcttctgtgagttcagagaggaaaaaaacacattatccttcccggtcactcccttaagcatcgatccttccctactgaatacgactgcattggcaggtgtgagtcaacctgatcttgagatggaactggccgacatagccgacaaagacatatgggtgtccaagtttagacgcttgacagcagaccttgaagatgttgcccgtcagaaggccgttcttgctcagaaacacaaatggagtgatattgaaaacctcacagatgacagcttgcgatcctgtgtaaagatgaaggtgacatcatacagccctgatgtgcagacgctgtgcgctgaggtccaggagcagaaatcccattaa